TACGTGGCCTGTGCCACAAGAGATAATCATAGACTTATAGTAACAATTTTACATAGCAAAGATAAAACTTTTTTTCAGGATACAAGAGCTCTTTTTGATTATGGATTTCAAAATTTTCAATTAAAAAAAATGTATTCAAAGGGTGACGTAGTAACCTATTTCAAAGAAAGGGATGGAAATAGAATCTCACTTTTAGCCTCAGAGGATTTTTATTATGTGAATGATACAACTTCCAGTAAAGTGCCTACATTTAAATTTGATGAAACCTCCTTGGAGAATAAATATTTTCATAAAGGCGATGTAGTTTCAAATTTAAATATGAAATTAAATTCAGAAAAAATTGGAACTCTAAAACTTGTGAGCAGTTCAGATTATAACCCTAAAACTGCATCCATTAACTCCATTTCAAAAAATATTAAAAATAATAAAATTATTTATATAATAGGTTTATTGATAGTTTTATTTTTGTTGAATCTCTATAGAATTAAAAGAAAATCTGTGCTTCGAAGAAAAAGATATATAAAATACAAAAGATTAAAATAAATACTGTCTCATAATGTGTATAAGCATTATGAGACAGTATTTTTTATTACTATAGCAATTTGTAAAGTGCATTTCTAAATTTCAGATAGAGAAAAGAACTCCTTCTAGAATAAGTGACTCTATTTATCTAAGAATTTCTATTAAATTCTTTATGTCTTCAGGTAAATCTGTTGAAAGCTCTATTATTTTATCAGTCCTTGGATGAGGAAATGTAAGTTTATACGCATGCAAGGCCTGCCTTGCTATAATATTATTGTCTTCACCGCCATATAAGGTATCTCCTAAAATTGGATGTCCTATACTGTTTAAATGCACTCTTATCTGATGAGTTCTGCCTGTTTCCAATTGTAGCTTTACAAGTTCGCCTTGTGCAAAACTCTCCACTACTTCGTAATGAGTAATACTTCTTTGTCCTCTGTCATCTATTACTCTTCTTATATTATTCTCTTGTTTATATATTGGCAGATCAATAGTTCCATATTTCTCCTTTAAATTACCTTGTACTACAGCTAAATATCCCTTTTTAAAAGTATCTAATTTCATATCCCTAGCCAATGACATATGGGAAAATTGATTTTTAGCTATTAATATCAATCCAGAAGTATCCATATCAAGTCTGCTTACAAGCCTGACTATACATTTTTCTCCTCTTTCTTTAAAGTAATATAAAAGCCCATTGGCAAGAGTTCCTTCTGGATAACTTCTAGTAGGATGAACCACAATTCCAGCTGGTTTATTTACAACTATCAAATCCTGATCCTCATATATTACATCAATATCCATCTTTTCAGGAGTTATATCCTGCTCTTCTTTTCTAAAAGTATCTATTTCAACTCTGTCTTTAAGTCTAAGTACATAATTCATTTTTACTGCACAATCATTTACGGTTATTCTCTTTTCTATAGCTGCCTTTTTTATAAACCTTGTAGATAAATTTAATTTATGCTTTAGATATTCCCTTATTTTAATATCTGCATCATCATTTTCTATATAATATGTGAGTTTACTATTCATTTTATATCCTCTTCTATACTACTTATTTAAGGCACATTCAAAATATCTGTAGCATCTTTACTTTCTATTTATTTTCATATGCCTAAATCATTTCCTAAAATAATTAATACATCATATTTTGAAGTCTTTTGCGGTACAATTTCATAACTATCAGCTTTTAAACCCTTATTTATACTATTATTTATCTGTATCAACTGGTTTTCATCAGTACCATAAAAAACAACTTTAGTATTTTCTACTGGTTTTTTTGGTGCATTACCAGTAATTATATTGTTAAATCCATAATCCTTAAACTTTGTCTGATAATTTTTTGCAAGTCCAGCTTTATCCGTTCCATTTAGTATACTTATTTTTAATATTGAATTATTTATATCCTCAGATTTACTTACCGTTTTAGATGTAGAAAGATTAGCAGCATTACCTGCTGTATCCAATAAAAAATAATTTTCATCTTCAATAGAAACTTTTAATCCTTTTGCTGTAGTAAGACTTATATTTTCATTTTTTAAATTACTGAAAATTCGTGCATACTTTAAAATTTGATTAGGAGTCATATTTGTTTCTAAATGTTTAGAGATCGAAGATATTATAGCAGGATATCTAAAAATAGTAGAAAATTTTCCAAACTTATTTATAACTGACTCCATGAGCATCTGCTGATTCTTTATCCTAAGTAAATCATTACCTTCTGAATCTTTATCACTGCTATTTTTAACCCATCTAAAGTATTCTTCTGCTTTTTCACCATTTAAACGAGTAAGACCCTTATCAAAATTTATATGTAAATTTTGCACATTATCATCATAATTCATGTTCTTATCTATATTTACATCAACTCCACCAAGAGAATCAATTACACTTCTAAAAGCATTATAGTCCAATTGAACATAATAATTAATCTTTGTATTCATCAACTCTTCTACATTATTAGTCAAATACTTAGGACCATTTACAGAATTAGATATATTTATTTTCTGCCTTTTTTCATTTAGTTTAATCATAGTATCTCTTGGAATTGAGATAATTTTTAACTTTTCATCCTTAGGTTCATAGTGAAGAAGTACTATGGCATTTGCCTTTTTTATATTATTTTTCTTTCCTAACTCCAAGGAATTATTAGAAGCTATATCTACTCCTGCTACTAATATATTTACAGGCTGCCCCTTCTGTGGTTCTAAATAATTAATATTAATAGCACTGGACTTACTATTAATACTTGATAAATAGAAAACAGTGAAACATGTAACTCCGACTCCAACACATATAATTAAAGCCAAAGC
This genomic window from Clostridium pasteurianum DSM 525 = ATCC 6013 contains:
- a CDS encoding LCP family protein — encoded protein: MGEKRERKKSNKVMKTVIIIALALIICVGVGVTCFTVFYLSSINSKSSAININYLEPQKGQPVNILVAGVDIASNNSLELGKKNNIKKANAIVLLHYEPKDEKLKIISIPRDTMIKLNEKRQKINISNSVNGPKYLTNNVEELMNTKINYYVQLDYNAFRSVIDSLGGVDVNIDKNMNYDDNVQNLHINFDKGLTRLNGEKAEEYFRWVKNSSDKDSEGNDLLRIKNQQMLMESVINKFGKFSTIFRYPAIISSISKHLETNMTPNQILKYARIFSNLKNENISLTTAKGLKVSIEDENYFLLDTAGNAANLSTSKTVSKSEDINNSILKISILNGTDKAGLAKNYQTKFKDYGFNNIITGNAPKKPVENTKVVFYGTDENQLIQINNSINKGLKADSYEIVPQKTSKYDVLIILGNDLGI
- a CDS encoding RluA family pseudouridine synthase gives rise to the protein MNSKLTYYIENDDADIKIREYLKHKLNLSTRFIKKAAIEKRITVNDCAVKMNYVLRLKDRVEIDTFRKEEQDITPEKMDIDVIYEDQDLIVVNKPAGIVVHPTRSYPEGTLANGLLYYFKERGEKCIVRLVSRLDMDTSGLILIAKNQFSHMSLARDMKLDTFKKGYLAVVQGNLKEKYGTIDLPIYKQENNIRRVIDDRGQRSITHYEVVESFAQGELVKLQLETGRTHQIRVHLNSIGHPILGDTLYGGEDNNIIARQALHAYKLTFPHPRTDKIIELSTDLPEDIKNLIEILR